Within Opitutales bacterium, the genomic segment GACTTCCTTGATCGGAAGTCCGCCAGAGCCAACCACTTTTTAATTTTTTAGCGCATCCCTATGGGATGGCTGTGAAAGGTATCAGCGGCTTCGATGGTGGTTTTCAGGGTGTTAATGCGAATGCACACTGAGCGTTCTGCCGAAAACCCCTCCCAGGCGGCATCAAAATGGTCAGGTCCAATAATCGCACGCAAGCGCTTTTCAAAAATCGGCAATCGTTCCCAGTTTGGCATAGTGATGATTGAATAGGTCTCTGTTATTTCTAGGGAAAGGTACTATGGATAATAACCTATGCATGCAGGAAAAGTGATCTCGCTCAGCGTTTCAGCGGAGCATGGATTCAGCAAGCAGCTTTGTGAAGCGGTTACGGTGGTGGAGGGCCTTGGGATTGAGGGCGATGCTCATGCCGGTGAGACAGTAAAGCATCGCTCACGCGTGAGAGCAGACCCGACTCAACCCAATCTCCGACAAGTTCATTTGATTCACAGTGAACTGTTGGAGGAGCTCGCAGCCTCGGGATTCGTGGTCAAACCGGGCGATTTGGGAGAAAATATACTCACGGAAGCCGTGCCGCTCTTAGACCTCCCGAGGCATAGTATCTTATCGATCGGAAATGACGTGGAGCTGGAGGTCACCGGGCTGCGCAATCCCTGCCAACAAATCGAAAATTTCATGCCTGGGTTGCTCGGCCAAGTTCTTAAAAAACGAGATGACGGCACTTTGGAGCGGA encodes:
- a CDS encoding MOSC domain-containing protein, coding for MHAGKVISLSVSAEHGFSKQLCEAVTVVEGLGIEGDAHAGETVKHRSRVRADPTQPNLRQVHLIHSELLEELAASGFVVKPGDLGENILTEAVPLLDLPRHSILSIGNDVELEVTGLRNPCQQIENFMPGLLGQVLKKRDDGTLERKSGVMTVVHRSGVIRLGDEIRITYPEGEWLPLERV